Within the Zea mays cultivar B73 chromosome 10, Zm-B73-REFERENCE-NAM-5.0, whole genome shotgun sequence genome, the region gcgcatagctacacccccattgtacacctggaccctctccttgcatctataaaaggaaggtccagggccctcatgcgggagtgtggtcgcgcgggaggacgggctgacgaacaggctctctctctctccctcgcgagcgcTTATAACCCCTATTGCAAACGCATCCCCCtgacgcaggataacacgagctgcggtttttccccttgtgttccgtctcgcgccaacccatctgggctggggcacgcagcgacaattttactcgtcggtcgagGGACCCCctgaggtcgaaacgccgacaactagaTGACTTGAAAACATCGAGTAGGCCCTCTCCAGTTTCCAAATTTTTCCGCAAATACAAAAACAAACGAATCAAATACGAAAAACAGTACGGAATCAAGACAGGCTTCTACCCATCTATTTTCAACCCTACCCACGTATGACCAATCCTAATACTATTGGGActtcaacaccattttgttgtctcTACTATTGGGActtcaacaccattttgttgtctcCAGCATCTTTCTTATCTCACACACTATCACACCAACTATTTCAAGTTTCACTTTATAAACAGTATAATCTACAATGTAAAACAATTTTTTTGCACGATACACACTCGACTAAGCATGGCCTCCCAACTAACGACGTATTTGTTTCCCTTCTAAATTATATAAATTGGATTATGATAAAAGTATAGGAGGATAAAATATCACTTTAAAACCATAAATAAGCTAAAATAAATTAGCATTGGATAGCTTATTTATAATAAAGTAATATTTTACTCTTCTACCCCTCCGTCATAATTCAACTTATAATTTAAGAGAAAAACAACAGGGTCTAGAAGAACAAACCGGGCCTAAAGCACATACTCCCTCCATCCACATGATTTAATTCGTTCTAGGTTTGCCCTAAGTCAAGTCTTTATGTTTATGTTGTAAAATACTATAAAACACATACAATATAATCTGTCAAAGTTGATAAATCTAAAACGACTAAATCATGTAGACAGACCGAGGGAGTACTCAGCAACCAGGATTTTAAATGCGATGGCAGCTTATGTATGGACTGTAACTTGTACAGCGTAAAGTTTGCAATACCAACTGTAACGTACCCATCTCCATGCAACTTCGTTGCGCCTACATGCTGGATGTCTACTGCCAACCACGTACAGCTTTTGTCTACGCTACTTTACAGGTGGAGGAGGTTATTACAAGCAATCGTGGCGACTCAGAAAATCGCTCGTCACGTGCCTGCTAGGCGAAGTTTCCATGCGTAGGGTACTGCCCAGGGAGGGGTGGTCCTGCTGCCGGCACGGGAGGCCCGAAGTTGAAGGGGTGGTTGAACATGCAGGCTGGCCCATACTTGCAGAAGCCATAGCGTCCATAGTAAGTGCACACAGGTTGATCCTGCAACAAAACAACAGAGCAAAAATACAATAAACTTGGCCAGAATCATATTTTTGAAACGGTTCGCCAGGCCTTAACCGGGAATGTAAAACGATGGGATATGAACTCACAGGTTTGATAGGCAAGCCGATGGGGCTAAGACCTGCTGGTGGTGGTGCAGACTGGCGCGACCTTGGATGGTGATATCTGCATTTCATCCTGTATTTACAGAAACCGCTCTTAACGAAATGCTGGCATTCAGGTTGGCCAGGTCTCTCGGGATACTCATCAGATGGTGGTGGTTGATGTCCTGGTATATCTGCAGCCTTGTACATCGGGTGATTCATATGGGCAGCTGGAAAATGCGGGAAAGGAACACCGGGAGGGTAATATGGATTCAAAGGTACCTGAAACCAATATTCACACATCAAATAAGTTATCCAAGAGAAAGCATCGATATCAAGCATACCAGGGAATTACTAAATGTGTCGGAACAGAATATTTCCACTCGACATCGCTATTCTCTTGGCATAATACTGAGAAATCACAATGGAAGTCACTACGAATAAACAAAATGGGTTCGGATAGTATCACTTGGTAAGCGAACTGAAAATCTTATCCATAGGAATGAAACAACATAGAAAACTATGTTAAATAATTTTTTTCTCAAAACAACTTATCTGTTTTTTTTCTCCCAAGCTAAGAAAAGGTGTTTGAAAGAATAATCAGAAAGATAAAACATGATATCAACTAACTTTCACAGTATTTAACTTTAAAGCAGTTCATAAAAAACAGTAAAATTATGTGGAGTGAAAGTCAAAGACCAATTAAAGATCTTCAAACCTTTCACCAGCAAATAAACTAGCATGTTTCGGTTCTTAATTTACCAAAGAGTAAATTAAGGAGAAGAAATACTAATATTATCCAATTCATTGCAAATGCTAAAGTGAAAGGCGTCATTTTAATTTGTACAATTACCTGATGATTTTTTTTATCGAAAGCGCAGGGGAACTGCGCCTTAAAATATATTAAGAGGAAAAAGGTCTAAAGTAGACCAGGGTTACAACATTTAACTCCTTACGGAGGCCAGTACCGCACATAAGTGAAAGAGTCTAAGAAAAGGAACATGCTGTTCATTcaatgctctctggtcaggcaatTACCTGATGATACCCACTCCAATCAGAAGATGGATACATTCCTTGAGGTGGAACCATCCCTCCACTGTATGACGGTGCTGGAGCAAGAAAAGGAACATGCTGTTCATTcaatgctctctggtcaggccacATCTGAAGGCTAGGCTGAGAGGATCCTTGGACATTTTGCAGTGGTACATCGCCATTCTCATGTTCCAACCCTGGTTCTTTTGAAGATGCATTAGTAGGATCTGGGTGGTGAAACTTGCAGTTAGTCGCAAATTTGCAGCTCCCAGTGCGCATATAGTATGGGCACTCCTTTTCACCCTGCAACATTAAAAAAAGACAGCTTATGCCTTAAATAATTCCATATAAACAATGTTATCAAGTTGTCTGGTAGATCCTAGTCGCCATGGGACCGACCAGGCGACTTGATCAGGGTGACTAGTCAGCCCTGGTCAGTCCTACTCATCTTATATATATCAGGACTAATACCAAACATATATAATCAAACATGAAGGTAACTCTAAGGCGGAGGCTGCATTTGGGGTTCCAAATTGGGCTGATAACATAAAACCCAGATACAGCCCATGCCCTAAGCTCCCAGCAATTCCATTCTGTTTCTGACCATCCACCCCCCTAGTCGTCTGACTAATCCTGATTAGTCAACAACTAATCGTCCTAAtcacgaaagggcctctagctgattTCGTTAGGTGGTctaagtagcactcctcaggtcctgaaTTCAACTCCCCGTGGGAACAAATTTGAGGTTATGGTTAAACAAATCTCCTCgcacgccaaagcacaggtctaggGCCCAATCTCGCgtttctcacatgggctacgatGACGCTATGTATGGGTGGGGCAAGGGTTCGGGAGTTTTCTCGGCTTGCGTGAGGTCTTCTTTTAATATAAATGCCCTAGGGATGTCTTAGCCCCCGGCAATCAATTTTTTAAAATCGTCCTAATCGAGTCATAGCCCATAGTCTAGGATACCAAATAGGAGTTAATCATGATTAATGGATGACTTGATAACACCCCATACAAAGGTAAACTAAGCTGATAAGTGCACCCAAAGTTTTCAGTTACATGTTAATTTGTGCTTGAATCAGTTATTATGATTACACCAATATACCTAGATATAATTTTGCAACTTGCCGTGGTATTCTACTACCTTGAGGACAAAAAACAAAATCCAAAGTTTTGTATTTCAACCAAAATAATAAGATAGCCCAATTAAGTACCCATAATCTCTGCCACAGCTCCAGCACCAAGAATTTTAGGAGCTAAAGATGTTCTATGAGCCAGCTCtgccaaacaggcccttaacTACCCTGAAATGAACAAGTATATAAGCTGCACAAGTAATGAGACACTTACTGGTCGCAGTGGAAGACCTAGAAAGTTTAGCTCAGCTTTTTCAACCTCTGTTTTCCCTCCATTTCCCTCACGGTGGAGGTATTTGCAAGTTTTACCGAATTTGCATCCTCCAGGTGTTGAATAATACTGCATGGAACATTGTGTTATACGTCAGACAGCTGAAGAATAACATTACCATGAAAGATCTAATCCCTAGATCATGCCTTAGATTTTACATATAAGATAAATAAGATGAGTTTATGCTATGTGTTACTATCAGCTGATATAGTGATACTGGTCACCTATGTTACCCAGATACAGCAGGTAAGGGTCGTATCCCATATCGGACACAGGTGCATGGTGGATTATTTGCAGTGATATGTATAGTATGTGTATGATAAGGGTTTAGGGTTGAGTATATGTAATAATCAGTCCACTATCAATTAATTAGGCTCCCTTTGGCAGGCTTCTCTAAGGCGGCTTCTGCTTTGGCTTCGTTATTTTTTAGTGAAGCTGAACCGAACCGTGTTTTTTAAAAATATCTTTGCCTCAAAAGAACTTCCCTCATTTCCATTAGAATGTGAAGCTAAAAATACTGGCTCAATCAGCTTTGGCTTGCATACATTTTGCAAAGAGCCCTTCCCACTAGATGCATCTGTTCTCCACATGAATCTTGTTTCGAATTCCACACCGCACagtattaagttgcatgcaccaaccaattcaacccaaaaacttaagTTGATAGGAAGAGGTGGACAATTCACTTACATTATACTCCAACACTCCCCCTCACGTCGAGCCTCTCTTGGGTCTCAGACATGGAATAGGAGcgagcaacaattattttattttaattgCGCTAACCAGGATTCGAACTCGTGACCTCTAGCTTTGATACCATATTAAGTGGCATGCACCAACCAATTCAATCCAAAAGCTTAAGTTCATGGGAAGAggtggacaattcacttatattatattccaacacACAGGATGACACCTCCGACCTTCCCGGGAAGCTCCTCGCCCCGGTAACCGCAAGCGCTACTCCCTCGTGTGCCACCGTTGGCTAGCCATAGAGACCGCCTCCTGCTTCCTCACGTTTGACGCCAAGGCTCTGCTGCTCGCTGACTGTGCCAAAGAGGCCTTAGGGTTTTCATTTCTTCCAACATGGTATCCAACCAATATTTTCTTCCTCCTCCCTCCCCTAGCCGCAGGCTCCCATCAGGCCACCGACAGGCCGTAGCCACCATGGCCGACAACTCTCCTCTCCCCTTGGCTGACTCTCCTCATCTCTCCTCTCTCTTGTTGTTGGTTCTCGATTGCTGTTGGGATTCCCTCCTTCAACCTCGTTGTCCTCCCCAACCTTCAGTTGTCTCCCACCCCTACCTCTACAGGTGGCGACCTAGCCTCTGCCAGGCTAGGTGCACCTAGCTTGGTCGGCCCCGGCCTGGGCGTCAGCGGCCTCGCCACCCTAGCTAGAGCACCACCAGGCCGCCCCATGGCCTAGACACAGGCATGGTTGCCTCTAGCCTAGGTAGCCCCGACCACAACGTTGTCGGCCTAGCTCTGGCCGCCACAGGCATGGGCACGGCCTCGCCCGCCCGAACGCCCCACACTGCTTTGTGCCCGACGTCGTGACTGCCCACTCCACCCTAGTTGTGGCCCTCAAGGCTACTAATGCGGTTGTGGCTGCTGCTCGAGAGCACAAACGTGTCGCCGCTCTCGCCCGGGAGCACGAACGCACCGCTGTCGATACCCTCGccaagcagcttgccgaggctgagCGTCATCTTCTTGGCTCTCCCTGCCTCGACCCTCTCTCAAAGCTACCAATGGTCGACCCCCGCTTTGACGTACAACCATGCAAGTCATCGCCAACCTCCACACCAAGGTGACGAGTGTTAAACATCCGCTCTCTGGTCCATGTCATCCTCGATTCGGCTTCCTACACCTACGCACGCTAGCGCTACCTCGTCCTCCTCATCCTGCAACGCTATGCCCTGGACGACTACGTCCTCACCGACACAACATCCCTCACTATCCCCTCCTAGTGGTGGATGGATAGTGTGTTCCTATTTTCAATCCTCAAAACGGACACTGTTGAGCTACACAACGTCATTCTCGAGCATGGTGGCACTAACCGTCAGGCCTGGGTTGCCATCGAAGAACAGTTTTTCGGCAACCGCAAGGATCGTTCTCTCCACATCGACATTGCCTTTCGAACCTTCGTCCAGGGGGGACATCTTCGTCACTGAGTACTACTGCTAGATGAAAGGCATAGTAGCCTCCCTCTGTGACCTCGAGGAGCATGTCTCTGATCCCACGCTCGTCCTCAGAGGCCTCAACGAGTGCTAAGATCACCTGCGAGATCACTTGCTTGTCCCTGTTCCGGTCTTTCCATAAGTACACAATGACCTCACCCTTGAGGAGGTCACCAAGGGGGCGCCTCCTCGCTTCGAAACCGCTACCGCTCTCTACATCGCCACCCATGAAGGCCAGCCCTCGTGCGCTCTCCTCCACTCCCTTGGGGGGCTCGTTGTCGCGCTCGTCTGTCTAGGGGGTGGTCGCCGGAGGAAGGGTGATCGTGGGAGTGGGGGTGGCCACGAGTACGCTCCTTGGCCTTCTACAACGTGTGGATCGACTGTATCTCCTTGTGGCCCAACTCGGCCTTAGGTGGGCTTTCACTGCGCCTACCTCCGCCTAGCCAGCTCACCTAACGATGCCTAGCCTAGGGTATCCTCTTAGCCCACTTCCCTCTGCACACTAGCGCCTCATCCACCCTACTACCCTTACCACTCCACTTTTTTCATCCTAGAACCTATGACCTTGTGGATGGGATCAGTAGTCACTTGCTAGCTTGTTCAACGATGACCCTGACTCCTACTGTCATGGACTGGTTTGCTGATTCCGGTGCCTACCATACCTCTAGACGCTGGTATACTTTCTTCTTGCCCCCCACCTCTCTCGTCTCATTCTTCATCTATCATTCTAGGCAACAAGAACATTCTTCCGATCACCTCTATAGGTGATTTGGTTCTTCTCGGGCCTTTCCATCTTGACATTATTCTTGTTGCCCTCCATATCATTCGAAGTCTTTTATTTGTTCATTAGTTTATCACCGATAATTCTTGCTCTATTGAGTTTTATCCTTTTAACTTGTCCGTGAAGGATCTCGCTACTCGAAACCTTCTCACCCTCTCACCCTCTAGGCCCTAGTACACCCTACGACTTCCTGCGTCCAATTCTCCACCTACTGCTTAAGCTACATCATCGCCTTCGTCCTCGCCGCAGTCGCACCTACTGCCGACTTCAACTACCTCAGCACTTGGCATCGTCAACTCGATCATCCTAGCCCCGACGTGTTGTCCAAGTTGTGTAGTAGTTCAGTCATCTCTTGTACTAGGGGCACCTCTAAGCATCTATGCCACGCCTGCCAGCTCTTAGAAACCAGGAACGTGGAACTTGTCCGCGCTCCTCATTCCAAAAATGTTCGTTCTGTTCCGGGAACGCGAGAACAATCTCATCCCCATAGTGTTAAAATCTTTTAAGTATCGTACCACATACCACATTCTTGTTCCTCGATCCCATCGATCCAGGAACCTGGTTACTAAGTGCCAACTTGGTTGTCATGTTCGACTTCCTAGCCCTAGCCCCTCTCAGGTTGTGCATAATTTTGATATCATACATTGTGATTTGTGGATCTCTCCCATTATCAGTGTTTCAGGTTATAAATATTATCTAGTGTTTCTTGATGATTGCTCTCATTATTAGTAGACTTTTCCCTTGCATTCAAAGTCTGACACGTTTGTGACTCCACTTATTCGCTTGGGTTTCCACTCAATTAAGTCACACCATTAAGGTCGTCCAGTGTGATAATGGTCGTGACTCGTGAGGTTGATAGCTCCTCTCGGTCATTCTTCTCCCATGGTGTATAGCTCTGAATGTCTTGCCCAGAATGGCAAGGCTGAGCGTATGATTCGCACTACTAATAACATCATGCACTCATTGTTTCAAGCATCTGTGTTCTTGCTCACTGGTTGAGAGCCTCGACACTGGCACCTATCTCCTTAATTGCATTCCTACTAAGGCTATCTGCGCCCCACACCCCACTTGCTACAACCATCTTCGTGTCTTTGGGTGTGCGTGCTACCCCAACCTTTCTGCCATTACTCCCCATAAGCTTGCCCCTTGCTCCAACCGTTGTGTCTTCCTCGGTTGCTCCCCTGATTACAAATTGTATTAGTGTTTTG harbors:
- the LOC100272717 gene encoding zinc finger CCCH domain-containing protein 65 isoform X3, which gives rise to MADADAKSQPPDAAASPDASISSPSSLGGGGGDAADADAIEKQLAGLGIAVAGGFPEPSGWDDGPVPVPIPADVLVGGDEGAGEKPRAPAPAPTGAVDVKVRFPRRPGEPDCSYYLKFGTCRFGMKCKFNHPARKKKTSRVRGVGSNGSGSNSSSNKASSPDDDQAPKEEYEGLVPDISDSMVIDMKRGKLEPKEKVCEEPEKAIHFTKLDETNIATQKVLKGSKDKRKETFAEGNTQEECKYYSTPGGCKFGKTCKYLHREGNGGKTEVEKAELNFLGLPLRPGEKECPYYMRTGSCKFATNCKFHHPDPTNASSKEPGLEHENGDVPLQNVQGSSQPSLQMWPDQRALNEQHVPFLAPAPSYSGGMVPPQGMYPSSDWSGYHQVPLNPYYPPGVPFPHFPAAHMNHPMYKAADIPGHQPPPSDEYPERPGQPECQHFVKSGFCKYRMKCRYHHPRSRQSAPPPAGLSPIGLPIKPVSSYPIVLHSRLRPGEPFQKYDSGQVYCIFALLFCCRINLCALTMDAMASASMGQPACSTTPSTSGLPCRQQDHPSLGSTLRMETSPSRHVTSDFLSRHDCL
- the LOC100272717 gene encoding zinc finger CCCH domain-containing protein 65 isoform X2, with product MADADAKSQPPDAAASPDASISSPSSLGGGGGDAADADAIEKQLAGLGIAVAGGFPEPSGWDDGPVPVPIPADVLVGGDEGAGEKPRAPAPAPTGAVDVKVRFPRRPGEPDCSYYLKFGTCRFGMKCKFNHPARKKKTSRVRGVGSNGSGSNSSSNKASSPDDDQAPKEEYEGLVPDISDSMGFDDKGSLSSSENHRNMSYEVIDMKRGKLEPKEKVCEEPEKAIHFTKLDETNIATQKGSKDKRKETFAEGNTQEECKYYSTPGGCKFGKTCKYLHREGNGGKTEVEKAELNFLGLPLRPGEKECPYYMRTGSCKFATNCKFHHPDPTNASSKEPGLEHENGDVPLQNVQGSSQPSLQMWPDQRALNEQHVPFLAPAPSYSGGMVPPQGMYPSSDWSGYHQVPLNPYYPPGVPFPHFPAAHMNHPMYKAADIPGHQPPPSDEYPERPGQPECQHFVKSGFCKYRMKCRYHHPRSRQSAPPPAGLSPIGLPIKPVSSYPIVLHSRLRPGEPFQKYDSGQVYCIFALLFCCRINLCALTMDAMASASMGQPACSTTPSTSGLPCRQQDHPSLGSTLRMETSPSRHVTSDFLSRHDCL
- the LOC100272717 gene encoding zinc finger CCCH domain-containing protein 65 isoform X4 — translated: MADADAKSQPPDAAASPDASISSPSSLGGGGGDAADADAIEKQLAGLGIAVAGGFPEPSGWDDGPVPVPIPADVLVGGDEGAGEKPRAPAPAPTGAVDVKVRFPRRPGEPDCSYYLKFGTCRFGMKCKFNHPARKKKTSRVRGVGSNGSGSNSSSNKASSPDDDQAPKEEYEGLVPDISDSMVIDMKRGKLEPKEKVCEEPEKAIHFTKLDETNIATQKGSKDKRKETFAEGNTQEECKYYSTPGGCKFGKTCKYLHREGNGGKTEVEKAELNFLGLPLRPGEKECPYYMRTGSCKFATNCKFHHPDPTNASSKEPGLEHENGDVPLQNVQGSSQPSLQMWPDQRALNEQHVPFLAPAPSYSGGMVPPQGMYPSSDWSGYHQVPLNPYYPPGVPFPHFPAAHMNHPMYKAADIPGHQPPPSDEYPERPGQPECQHFVKSGFCKYRMKCRYHHPRSRQSAPPPAGLSPIGLPIKPVSSYPIVLHSRLRPGEPFQKYDSGQVYCIFALLFCCRINLCALTMDAMASASMGQPACSTTPSTSGLPCRQQDHPSLGSTLRMETSPSRHVTSDFLSRHDCL
- the LOC100272717 gene encoding Zinc finger CCCH domain-containing protein 65 isoform 2 (isoform 2 is encoded by transcript variant 2), with the protein product MADADAKSQPPDAAASPDASISSPSSLGGGGGDAADADAIEKQLAGLGIAVAGGFPEPSGWDDGPVPVPIPADVLVGGDEGAGEKPRAPAPAPTGAVDVKVRFPRRPGEPDCSYYLKFGTCRFGMKCKFNHPARKKKTSRVRGVGSNGSGSNSSSNKASSPDDDQAPKEEYEGLVPDISDSMVIDMKRGKLEPKEKVCEEPEKAIHFTKLDETNIATQKGSKDKRKETFAEGNTQEECKYYSTPGGCKFGKTCKYLHREGNGGKTEVEKAELNFLGLPLRPGEKECPYYMRTGSCKFATNCKFHHPDPTNASSKEPGLEHENGDVPLQNVQGSSQPSLQMWPDQRALNEQHVPFLAPAPSYSGGMVPPQGMYPSSDWSGYHQVPLNPYYPPGVPFPHFPAAHMNHPMYKAADIPGHQPPPSDEYPERPGQPECQHFVKSGFCKYRMKCRYHHPRSRQSAPPPAGLSPIGLPIKPDQPVCTYYGRYGFCKYGPACMFNHPFNFGPPVPAAGPPLPGQYPTHGNFA
- the LOC100272717 gene encoding zinc finger CCCH domain-containing protein 65 isoform X7, translated to MADADAKSQPPDAAASPDASISSPSSLGGGGGDAADADAIEKQLAGLGIAVAGGFPEPSGWDDGPVPVPIPADVLVGGDEGAGEKPRAPAPAPTGAVDVKVRFPRRPGEPDCSYYLKFGTCRFGMKCKFNHPARKKKTSRVRGVGSNGSGSNSSSNKASSPDDDQAPKEEYEGLVPDISDSMGFDDKGSLSSSENHRNMSYEVIDMKRGKLEPKEKVCEEPEKAIHFTKLDETNIATQKVLKGSKDKRKETFAEGNTQEECKYYSTPGGCKFGKTCKYLHREGNGGKTEVEKAELNFLGLPLRPGEKECPYYMRTGSCKFATNCKFHHPDPTNASSKEPGLEHENGDVPLQNVQGSSQPSLQMWPDQRALNEQHVPFLAPAPSYSGGMVPPQGMYPSSDWSGYHQVPLNPYYPPGVPFPHFPAAHMNHPMYKAADIPGHQPPPSDEYPERPGQPECQHFVKSGFCKYRMKCRYHHPRSRQSAPPPAGLSPIGLPIKPDQPVCTYYGRYGFCKYGPACMFNHPFNFGPPVPAAGPPLPGQYPTHGNFA
- the LOC100272717 gene encoding zinc finger CCCH domain-containing protein 65 isoform X6 — encoded protein: MADADAKSQPPDAAASPDASISSPSSLGGGGGDAADADAIEKQLAGLGIAVAGGFPEPSGWDDGPVPVPIPADVLVGGDEGAGEKPRAPAPAPTGAVDVKVRFPRRPGEPDCSYYLKFGTCRFGMKCKFNHPARKKKTSRVRGVGSNGSGSNSSSNKASSPDDDQAPKEEYEGLVPDISDSMVIDMKRGKLEPKEKGSKDKRKETFAEGNTQEECKYYSTPGGCKFGKTCKYLHREGNGGKTEVEKAELNFLGLPLRPGEKECPYYMRTGSCKFATNCKFHHPDPTNASSKEPGLEHENGDVPLQNVQGSSQPSLQMWPDQRALNEQHVPFLAPAPSYSGGMVPPQGMYPSSDWSGYHQVPLNPYYPPGVPFPHFPAAHMNHPMYKAADIPGHQPPPSDEYPERPGQPECQHFVKSGFCKYRMKCRYHHPRSRQSAPPPAGLSPIGLPIKPVSSYPIVLHSRLRPGEPFQKYDSGQVYCIFALLFCCRINLCALTMDAMASASMGQPACSTTPSTSGLPCRQQDHPSLGSTLRMETSPSRHVTSDFLSRHDCL
- the LOC100272717 gene encoding zinc finger CCCH domain-containing protein 65 isoform X9; the encoded protein is MADADAKSQPPDAAASPDASISSPSSLGGGGGDAADADAIEKQLAGLGIAVAGGFPEPSGWDDGPVPVPIPADVLVGGDEGAGEKPRAPAPAPTGAVDVKVRFPRRPGEPDCSYYLKFGTCRFGMKCKFNHPARKKKTSRVRGVGSNGSGSNSSSNKASSPDDDQAPKEEYEGLVPDISDSMGFDDKGSLSSSENHRNMSYEVIDMKRGKLEPKEKGSKDKRKETFAEGNTQEECKYYSTPGGCKFGKTCKYLHREGNGGKTEVEKAELNFLGLPLRPGEKECPYYMRTGSCKFATNCKFHHPDPTNASSKEPGLEHENGDVPLQNVQGSSQPSLQMWPDQRALNEQHVPFLAPAPSYSGGMVPPQGMYPSSDWSGYHQVPLNPYYPPGVPFPHFPAAHMNHPMYKAADIPGHQPPPSDEYPERPGQPECQHFVKSGFCKYRMKCRYHHPRSRQSAPPPAGLSPIGLPIKPDQPVCTYYGRYGFCKYGPACMFNHPFNFGPPVPAAGPPLPGQYPTHGNFA
- the LOC100272717 gene encoding zinc finger CCCH domain-containing protein 65 isoform X5 gives rise to the protein MADADAKSQPPDAAASPDASISSPSSLGGGGGDAADADAIEKQLAGLGIAVAGGFPEPSGWDDGPVPVPIPADVLVGGDEGAGEKPRAPAPAPTGAVDVKVRFPRRPGEPDCSYYLKFGTCRFGMKCKFNHPARKKKTSRVRGVGSNGSGSNSSSNKASSPDDDQAPKEEYEGLVPDISDSMGFDDKGSLSSSENHRNMSYEVIDMKRGKLEPKEKGSKDKRKETFAEGNTQEECKYYSTPGGCKFGKTCKYLHREGNGGKTEVEKAELNFLGLPLRPGEKECPYYMRTGSCKFATNCKFHHPDPTNASSKEPGLEHENGDVPLQNVQGSSQPSLQMWPDQRALNEQHVPFLAPAPSYSGGMVPPQGMYPSSDWSGYHQVPLNPYYPPGVPFPHFPAAHMNHPMYKAADIPGHQPPPSDEYPERPGQPECQHFVKSGFCKYRMKCRYHHPRSRQSAPPPAGLSPIGLPIKPVSSYPIVLHSRLRPGEPFQKYDSGQVYCIFALLFCCRINLCALTMDAMASASMGQPACSTTPSTSGLPCRQQDHPSLGSTLRMETSPSRHVTSDFLSRHDCL
- the LOC100272717 gene encoding zinc finger CCCH domain-containing protein 65 isoform X1; the protein is MADADAKSQPPDAAASPDASISSPSSLGGGGGDAADADAIEKQLAGLGIAVAGGFPEPSGWDDGPVPVPIPADVLVGGDEGAGEKPRAPAPAPTGAVDVKVRFPRRPGEPDCSYYLKFGTCRFGMKCKFNHPARKKKTSRVRGVGSNGSGSNSSSNKASSPDDDQAPKEEYEGLVPDISDSMGFDDKGSLSSSENHRNMSYEVIDMKRGKLEPKEKVCEEPEKAIHFTKLDETNIATQKVLKGSKDKRKETFAEGNTQEECKYYSTPGGCKFGKTCKYLHREGNGGKTEVEKAELNFLGLPLRPGEKECPYYMRTGSCKFATNCKFHHPDPTNASSKEPGLEHENGDVPLQNVQGSSQPSLQMWPDQRALNEQHVPFLAPAPSYSGGMVPPQGMYPSSDWSGYHQVPLNPYYPPGVPFPHFPAAHMNHPMYKAADIPGHQPPPSDEYPERPGQPECQHFVKSGFCKYRMKCRYHHPRSRQSAPPPAGLSPIGLPIKPVSSYPIVLHSRLRPGEPFQKYDSGQVYCIFALLFCCRINLCALTMDAMASASMGQPACSTTPSTSGLPCRQQDHPSLGSTLRMETSPSRHVTSDFLSRHDCL
- the LOC100272717 gene encoding Zinc finger CCCH domain-containing protein 65 isoform 1 (isoform 1 is encoded by transcript variant 1); its protein translation is MADADAKSQPPDAAASPDASISSPSSLGGGGGDAADADAIEKQLAGLGIAVAGGFPEPSGWDDGPVPVPIPADVLVGGDEGAGEKPRAPAPAPTGAVDVKVRFPRRPGEPDCSYYLKFGTCRFGMKCKFNHPARKKKTSRVRGVGSNGSGSNSSSNKASSPDDDQAPKEEYEGLVPDISDSMGFDDKGSLSSSENHRNMSYEVIDMKRGKLEPKEKVCEEPEKAIHFTKLDETNIATQKGSKDKRKETFAEGNTQEECKYYSTPGGCKFGKTCKYLHREGNGGKTEVEKAELNFLGLPLRPGEKECPYYMRTGSCKFATNCKFHHPDPTNASSKEPGLEHENGDVPLQNVQGSSQPSLQMWPDQRALNEQHVPFLAPAPSYSGGMVPPQGMYPSSDWSGYHQVPLNPYYPPGVPFPHFPAAHMNHPMYKAADIPGHQPPPSDEYPERPGQPECQHFVKSGFCKYRMKCRYHHPRSRQSAPPPAGLSPIGLPIKPDQPVCTYYGRYGFCKYGPACMFNHPFNFGPPVPAAGPPLPGQYPTHGNFA
- the LOC100272717 gene encoding zinc finger CCCH domain-containing protein 65 isoform X10, with product MADADAKSQPPDAAASPDASISSPSSLGGGGGDAADADAIEKQLAGLGIAVAGGFPEPSGWDDGPVPVPIPADVLVGGDEGAGEKPRAPAPAPTGAVDVKVRFPRRPGEPDCSYYLKFGTCRFGMKCKFNHPARKKKTSRVRGVGSNGSGSNSSSNKASSPDDDQAPKEEYEGLVPDISDSMVIDMKRGKLEPKEKGSKDKRKETFAEGNTQEECKYYSTPGGCKFGKTCKYLHREGNGGKTEVEKAELNFLGLPLRPGEKECPYYMRTGSCKFATNCKFHHPDPTNASSKEPGLEHENGDVPLQNVQGSSQPSLQMWPDQRALNEQHVPFLAPAPSYSGGMVPPQGMYPSSDWSGYHQVPLNPYYPPGVPFPHFPAAHMNHPMYKAADIPGHQPPPSDEYPERPGQPECQHFVKSGFCKYRMKCRYHHPRSRQSAPPPAGLSPIGLPIKPDQPVCTYYGRYGFCKYGPACMFNHPFNFGPPVPAAGPPLPGQYPTHGNFA